A stretch of Priestia aryabhattai DNA encodes these proteins:
- a CDS encoding FUSC family protein has translation MFIFSYWFSRLVAADPGRKRLKTASKATISVITAVVIMLIVLKAAGSPQITAAILSGVIGLMGILVVNDETTKAKKVTTGLVALSSAVSLGIGSFLSRYGQAENIFLVLLVFLSFYLQKYGIRYFSLSMVAFMSFYFASILHVTFSQLPWLLAGVVVGACCAFIYNFVIFKDRPANVLRSSMKSFHIQVNLVLDLIIELIQKKQIEPAQIKQYNRNIKKLAEYARVASEELGNTDPHDIWPGVTAEQMRLYVFDTVMLLQTYSPAIRKLSELKAFNHFDIQQLLLKLVESIREAEVLNENPTHSLTDAAQHLQELRQKLSELEPQDKRYKDWLYLIRRIETISNHVIDEAYELQQAIVKQEKQPQKEAEEKEDEEDNDEEKGLKPSTKKSIQAVITAVATLVFGSFLSPSHQYWALLAGYLVLLGTETIGSTFVKAVQRSVGTLLGAAVGFVVASFVSPGILEVTLLFICVFMAFYFFPITYSFMSFWITMMLAFMYDILLGGISESLLLARVLDTVVGVGIGLAVSALVFPKRTRDKITDTSVEYVAALKEFVQIYLHRFTNQYAFANLADKGMELEKKLKQLHVDSDPIIKGFVGRSRLQQFLTVFTAINYYAKHLVASSTRNEAFYKEVEFHGVVKEVEEKVASNFTQLEKALRGERGTYVYTLEDVRQKIEQSLDYFDTSVQSRNLQHLQLLHNIYYVWKINQSVVHLAKELGAEEISSED, from the coding sequence GTGTTTATTTTTTCATATTGGTTTAGCCGCTTAGTTGCTGCAGATCCTGGACGAAAAAGGCTCAAAACGGCTTCTAAAGCTACGATTAGCGTAATTACAGCGGTAGTTATTATGCTTATTGTATTAAAAGCAGCGGGAAGCCCACAAATTACCGCTGCTATTTTATCGGGCGTAATTGGCCTGATGGGTATATTGGTTGTGAATGACGAAACAACGAAAGCAAAAAAAGTTACCACAGGCTTAGTAGCACTTTCTAGCGCCGTTTCTCTCGGAATTGGTTCGTTTCTATCACGATATGGACAAGCAGAAAATATCTTTCTCGTTCTGTTAGTGTTTTTGTCTTTTTATTTACAGAAATATGGTATTCGCTACTTCTCCCTGTCGATGGTGGCATTTATGTCGTTTTATTTTGCTTCTATTTTACATGTCACATTTTCTCAGCTGCCGTGGCTGTTAGCTGGAGTTGTAGTAGGAGCTTGCTGTGCATTTATCTATAATTTTGTCATCTTTAAAGACCGACCTGCCAATGTGCTGAGGTCTTCAATGAAATCATTTCATATTCAAGTGAATTTGGTGCTTGATTTAATTATTGAGTTAATTCAAAAGAAACAAATTGAACCGGCTCAAATTAAACAATATAACCGTAATATTAAAAAACTAGCGGAGTATGCCCGTGTAGCATCAGAAGAGCTTGGAAATACAGATCCTCACGACATATGGCCTGGCGTAACAGCTGAACAGATGCGCCTTTATGTATTTGACACAGTTATGCTGCTGCAGACATATTCCCCGGCGATTCGAAAGCTCAGTGAATTAAAGGCATTTAATCATTTTGATATTCAGCAGCTGCTGTTAAAGCTAGTGGAATCGATTCGCGAAGCTGAGGTATTAAATGAAAACCCTACTCATTCCTTAACAGATGCAGCGCAGCATCTGCAAGAGCTGCGCCAAAAATTAAGTGAACTCGAACCTCAAGACAAAAGGTATAAGGATTGGCTTTACTTAATCCGCCGTATCGAAACGATATCAAATCACGTGATTGATGAAGCGTATGAGCTGCAGCAAGCAATTGTGAAACAAGAAAAACAGCCCCAAAAAGAAGCGGAAGAAAAAGAAGACGAAGAGGATAATGATGAAGAAAAAGGATTAAAACCATCTACGAAAAAGTCTATTCAAGCGGTCATCACTGCTGTTGCGACGCTAGTATTTGGCTCTTTCTTATCTCCATCGCACCAATATTGGGCGCTCTTAGCAGGCTACTTAGTGCTTCTTGGTACAGAGACAATAGGAAGTACGTTTGTAAAAGCTGTACAGCGAAGTGTAGGAACGCTTTTAGGAGCAGCTGTTGGCTTTGTTGTAGCAAGCTTTGTCTCACCCGGAATACTTGAAGTAACGCTGCTCTTTATCTGTGTGTTTATGGCTTTTTATTTCTTTCCTATTACGTATTCGTTTATGAGCTTTTGGATTACCATGATGCTAGCCTTTATGTATGACATACTTCTTGGCGGAATTTCAGAGAGTTTATTGCTGGCTCGCGTGTTAGATACAGTCGTAGGAGTTGGAATTGGTTTAGCCGTGTCTGCTCTTGTATTTCCTAAAAGAACAAGAGATAAAATAACCGACACCTCAGTAGAATACGTAGCGGCTTTAAAAGAATTTGTGCAAATTTATTTGCACCGGTTTACAAATCAGTATGCGTTTGCCAATTTAGCTGATAAAGGAATGGAATTAGAAAAAAAGCTAAAACAGCTTCATGTCGATTCAGATCCTATTATCAAGGGTTTTGTCGGCCGTTCACGTCTTCAGCAATTTTTGACCGTCTTTACCGCCATTAATTATTATGCCAAGCATTTGGTGGCATCTTCTACTAGAAACGAGGCTTTTTATAAGGAAGTAGAATTTCATGGCGTAGTAAAGGAAGTGGAAGAGAAAGTGGCAAGTAATTTCACTCAGCTTGAAAAAGCTTTACGAGGAGAAAGAGGAACCTATGTATACACGCTTGAAGATGTAAGACAAAAGATTGAACAATCTTTAGATTATTTTGATACGTCCGTTCAATCAAGAAACTTACAGCATTTGCAGTTGCTCCACAATATTTATTACGTATGGAAAATCAATCAATCGGTTGTTCACTTAGCCAAAGAGCTAGGAGCAGAAGAGATAAGTAGTGAAGACTAA
- a CDS encoding DUF3231 family protein produces the protein MINVIETLIDFIKNSSTDDTPPRPHIGETMGCWLYFTALAEEIPALETCLNTTSNSELLKLTQDSKTLAESQIDTLKKLMIKEGIPLPEIPATKPKSDPNSIPLGAKATDSEIANLISVKIASNIVMCSTNMGQSIRTDIGLMWLKFHTEKVILGSKVKILMQQKGWLKIPPYYYPPGTPHN, from the coding sequence ATGATTAATGTCATTGAGACACTAATAGATTTTATAAAGAACTCTTCTACAGATGATACGCCCCCTCGCCCACACATCGGTGAGACTATGGGATGTTGGTTGTATTTCACTGCTTTAGCGGAAGAGATACCTGCCTTAGAGACTTGTCTTAATACAACATCCAACAGTGAACTACTTAAGCTTACTCAAGACTCAAAAACCCTGGCTGAATCTCAAATTGATACACTAAAAAAATTAATGATTAAAGAAGGAATTCCACTTCCTGAAATACCGGCTACCAAGCCGAAATCCGACCCTAACAGTATTCCATTAGGAGCAAAAGCCACGGATTCTGAAATCGCTAACTTAATATCTGTAAAAATTGCCTCTAATATCGTAATGTGCAGCACGAATATGGGACAATCTATCAGAACCGATATTGGATTAATGTGGTTGAAATTCCACACTGAAAAAGTCATATTGGGATCAAAAGTGAAAATTCTAATGCAGCAAAAAGGATGGCTTAAAATTCCTCCTTATTATTATCCCCCTGGAACCCCTCATAACTAA
- a CDS encoding general stress protein has product MVNVKVVENGVQAKDTIEQFLREGFTKDEVYLLAHHQDRSEDLTAATNTNNIGLSEQGVFDAIANVFRSRGDELRAKMRSLGLSQPEAERYEEELDHGKVIVVASKVA; this is encoded by the coding sequence ATGGTAAATGTAAAAGTAGTTGAAAATGGCGTACAGGCAAAAGATACAATCGAACAATTTTTGCGTGAAGGATTTACAAAAGACGAAGTTTATTTACTTGCACACCATCAAGATCGCTCCGAGGATTTAACAGCTGCAACAAATACAAACAACATCGGCCTTTCTGAACAAGGTGTTTTTGATGCAATTGCGAATGTATTTCGTTCTAGAGGAGACGAGCTTCGTGCCAAAATGCGTTCATTAGGATTATCACAGCCGGAAGCTGAACGCTATGAAGAAGAATTAGATCACGGTAAAGTAATCGTCGTTGCATCAAAAGTTGCTTGA